ttctaaattaaaataaactaaatCCCTTATATTCAGATCCTAACACATTGGTCCACCTAAGATTAGGGTGATTTAACACATATTTTTCCATGAGTCATTTAGAAAAGCCATTTTCAATTTTAGGGACTTCCCTTCCTGCAACTCCAAAAGAAAACGAACACGGCAACTCATTTGGCACATAATAACAAGTTCTATTTGGCTGGTGAAAAATGAGCTATTTTCAAGAAATAAACATTGGATGAAAAGGAAATTGTTGACCCATTAGATCATGGTTATGGATACCTTTTCTCAAGCTGATTAGTTAACCCAGCTGAATGCATGAACCTGCTCTGATTTGTCCTGCTTTACTTTAAAGAAATGTAATATATAGGACAGGTTCTAAAGGGATGAACTAAAATCTGTACATTTGTTCTTTGTCTTGCAAATTCAGTGATGTTTTATCTGTGGAGATTCAGTGTATATTTTGGCTTGTCTCTTTTAATGTACCATGGCCGTCATTGGTTGAGTATATTCACGGTTATTACTTACGTGTAGCAGTTCTTGATTCTTGTCATAGGGGCTAATGCTGGAAATAATTTATTCACACCCCAAATTGACCTACAtacaaagagagaaaagaagagaggGAAATAAGAGAATAAGATGTGAAATCACAAAGGGTGTTTAAATTATTAGGTAAATAAGTCATATCTTTGTCATTGTTAAGCCTTTGTTACATCACAGAATCACCATTTTCACCAAAAGAATTTTGTTTAACTACAACAGCCAATGAACCCACAAAAGACAACCTCAACTAAAGTTCACTACCTTATACTTCCACAAATAAAAGTTGCAGTGAGTTGAATGTGCTTAAAAGATAGAGATTCTAGCATTTCACTCTCAATCTTAAACCTATATATGACCCTTTTAAATTCTTCTTGTACACACATATCGGGGTGACTGGGTGAGAGAAATCTGAGATTAGTCAGGCTATCTAGTGAGGCTTTTGTAGAATGATGACACGATGATGTCCAACACGAGTCTCATTAATGCGGCCAAGGTGACGAAGAACCTGCACAACTCAAAAGATGACACAATCATGGAATTTCTTCAGTGTACAATTGACCATGCAGTAAGACAAGAATTTGATTTCCTTTAGATCCTTGACATAAAAATCAAATGGGAAAACCTCATACAACAATTATCAGAAATGACTTCTTCAACTCAAGATATAGATGGGGATGGTATTTGATCAAGGTTTGTGTAAGATACTAGATACCCGTACCAAACCTGCATTTAGGACAAAGACTTGCATCCAGTTTTTCCTTTTACCAAAAACTATTTTACTATTGAAATTAACTATTAAAAATCAATGAAACAAATCACATCTATTAAAAAGTGCAACATCTAACTCAATTCAAAAAATGTCTAAATATCTTTCAAatcctaaaattaaaatataaacatAATAAACATTCTTTGCATATATGAAGCGAACTTACAAATTTTAGGCATAGACCCAAACTCATTTTATAGAAAAAATTCAAGAGGATGATTTGGAAGAAAAATGAAGCGCAATATGAGCTTTCTTAATGTAATACACCATTACCCTTAATGATTTGAATATATTTAAAACAAGAGGTGACCTGAGCAAGAGGACATCCACGGACCAAGAGGGACAGGAATGGATAAGGCACCTTGGGTGGTTAGGATTAGGTTGAAATTGTAACCACATAATGGGGCCATGCCCATGGATCTCAGAGTTGTTCCTTTGAGCAACATAAGTGGAGAAGGAAGTATGAACCAGGGGTTTTGGATCAGGATCAAGATTCAAGCATATAAACTGTGGTGTTGTCTAATATGGGTCGGTGAACAATGTGCCATCCTCAAACAGTTTGGGGTATTTTGGATTTTTTGTGACGTTTTAAATATTGTAAACAAATCTCTTTACTCCACATGGTATTCAGTCACTCCCCACCTCCCACCATCCgtgccaccatcaccaccacctccagcCACATCTTCCACCTCCCTCTTCCTAATAGATTAGGATTTTGGAGAGCAATCTAATGTCATGATGTTTGTTAAAGAGGACCACTGAGAATGGAGAATGATTTAGCACATCAAATCTTCTTCAgctttttaaaatatgaatggCAAAGAGAGACATAGAGAGCAGAAACATCAATTCATCAGAATGTTCACTAACACATTAGGCAGAGATATACTCTCCTTCTTGGTAACCTTTGATGAAGCCACAAAAACCTCAATTGAATGTAGCTCTGATAACATGTTGTATCCACTATATCATACCAGGAATAACCAGGAATCGTAAGCAATTACAAACttctaaaattcaaaaaaaagaaaaagtattgCAAACACCTAATTACATTGGTTGAATTCGTTTATCTTTACAGTAGAGTCTTCATTAGAAAGGAAGCTTCCTTTGGTTTTCCTTCAACCGTCTAACTCTATGTTAAAGGGGTAAGGCACTCTATGTAAAGGGAGTAAGGGGGTAAGGTGAACATGTAAATGGTAATGTGCTTGGTCATCCAGCATCACTACATCAGTTACTCATGACAATTCAGTTTGAAGCTTCAACTAATTTCACATGTTTACTCGAGCAAGTTTGACTTCACAAAATTACATTTGAGAAACAAGAATACTCACCGTCAATATTGCTTTTCCAGTGTTGTCAAGTTTCAGTGATGGTCCTTTTATGTCCActtcaagaaaaaaatgttttcccTTGATCCCTTCCATGCCTGCAATATCTCTTATTTCCTGCATAATTAAGAGAAGATAACTGCCAACTTTTTCTTTTGGCACAAACCAATGGATaggtacccaaaaaaaaattctgtgaGAAAATAAAGATTTTACTCACCAGGGCTTTTTCCCAAAGATTTTCCGCCaacttgatgaacaagtaaCAAAAAATGTGTCAAGAAATGGGCAAACTGTAATGAATGTAATCTacaattgaaaagaaaattgttgATTAACCTTCTTTTTGGGGGCTGTGATAAGTTGAGCATTCGCTTCAGCATAAGATGCCATATCAGTGATTGCTGCGTTCACCTTCTCTAGAGTAAGCCTACCTCTCATGTATCTGTAATATGAGACCTAGTGTTAGGCAGTGAAGTAGGCATAAAACATGAATAAAGATGAATTTCAGAATCAAAGAAAACTAACAATTGAAAATGttaggaaataaataaataagcaaGGAAGTTCCTGTTAGACTCCCATGACTGACTAAACTGTTTTCTTGAAAATGTCCCAATGATCAAAGTATGAACATTTCAAATGATACACATGCTTCAAGAGATTCTAATTTAAGAACCAAAAGTACAGGAAAAGGAAATGAACGAAAGTTACAAGGACATTACAACAAGGTAACCACTTCTCTAAAACCAATTGTTAAATGTTCTGTTCACAATATCAATTTATCTTCATTTCATATCATTAGATATGTTTTATGATGCATTTACATATGATCTAGCTAAATTCAGACTGACAATTTACACAGAAATATCTAATCAACAAAAGAATACATTGTTACTCACGATGACAAGGAATCTAGTTCACTTCCAGTAACATACCACATTGGCGGAGCACCACGACCTTTTTTCTCCTAAAAATGATAACAAGAAAAATGAGACCTCAATTAGTCAATTTGACAATGTTTCTATAATGGTAAGAAAATGATTCAATTTAATTGAGACTAGGGTAACAGATTCTCAACTAGATTATAGATTGAAAATGacctaagaagaaaaaaaatgagagaaaaaaaagaatgcaagacagcagataagttctaaACTATTAGCCActtgttattatttaaatactGATTTTTGGGAAGCGCTGTGAGGATTGAAGCGAGAGAAAGCATATGTGAGCCTAATCCAgttatttaaaacaaaaaagtatcagcatcattaaaaaaaagaattaggAAAACTTTTCCATGGCTCTTCCTAAGTGATGCCCTCTCATAATTGACCAATAAGTGATTGCTTAGAGTGATAAATGTCATGTCATGAGATATTATGATTAGTTTTGAAGTTTACATTCCGGTGGTTTGAGGATGTGGAAGAGCTCCCCAGAAAATTAATAGTGACTAAGCTACCTAGGCTTTGAGTCTCGAAAATAGAGGAACACAGACCATGATAAGTGTGAAACTAGATAATGTTTGCACTTTGCACCAAAACATATTTCACTTACCTTAGGTAATGCTGCAGGCTCTTCATCAAGTTTCAGAGCCTCAAATGATCCAGAGACTTGTCCAGAAAATTCAGGAAACAAACTGAGGAATAACAGCAATTAGGTAACTACTCAAGCTGCGAATTATCTCTGAAATCTCATTAAACCAAAGCACATAACaggatcaaagaaaaaaaagtaatcaCCATCTACTAGTTTCCAAATTTGAAATTGCCATTTTATCAGGCATTTGGTATGGAACATGCAGAGACATATTCTGCAGTTTCTTTTGCTGCCGCAGCGATGCATCAATCAGCTTCTACAGTACGTCAAAAAACCAAATTCAAGGGtcatcaattgaaaattaacaGTTCACTAAACCAAccatttccaaaaaaaaaaaacccctcTTCAGCAAAATGGTAACTTCTACTAATATCTGATCATAGTTTGCATCTTTTCATGGAATTCAACAAGAACCAATGTTAAGCATCGATTACTGAATACGACAACAACAAAATGGTGCAAATTGGAAGAATTTGGGgaaaaaaatcagaaacccTATTTCCGAAATCATTCATTGAACACAAAAAGAACAAAGAGAGTTAGTGTTATGCCTTGGTTTTGGGAATGGCTTCTGTCTCTTCACGCAAACGGTCCTTGATGGCTTGCACCTGAAGCTCCATGGAAGTCACAGCCGCATCCACCGCCGAGAGATCGGCGATGCTGCTCGCCGGGTACACTGCAAAAAGCACGTGCAAATTCGTCAATGAAATCTTCAACACACAGATTATATAGAGAGAAATTGAGAGTGTTCACTGTTTCTCGCTATGACGAGTTCTTGAAGCTGTGAAATGCGAGCATTGAAGGAAGTTATCAATGAATCCAACGATGATCCTGCGTTCTTCACGTTCATGTTTACTGTATCGTTCTCTGAAATTGAACTCGGTTCGTGAACCACTTCGTTGTTTGTTTCAGATTTGAATTGAGAGAGACAATGGTATTGCAGTTTCGGCGGCAATGCTAAGTTgaatttgaagaagaaaaaggaaggaaAGGTCGAAATTGAAATGATTTTCGGTTGCCGGAAAGAAAGAAGTGGGGGAAAAGTAAAAACAATAGGGCTTAACTTAAAAGCACTTTTGCTCCCTCACGTTTCACCTTTGTTCAAGAGTGGTCACTAAACTATTTTTATAGCATTCCTCGTCCCCACGTTTGCTCCCGTTACTACAGTTGGTCCTTGGGCTCTTTTCCGTCAAAATTTGGACGGATCACTCCTACGTGgaattcttattttatttactttatttaattgataaatctaatatttaattaaaaataaaaaatctaaccTCTCCATCCTTTCTAGAACCTTCATCATCTACAACTCCCCACCCACAACCACCATCCTCGGCAATTTCTCACTCACCACCACCCAAACCTTCAACTTTAAACCCTAACTTCGCAGCCCACCACCATCAACTTCGTGTTCACTATCACCCACACACGTgcgttgtaacaccccgatttcggaggcgtcactttagtaaccaaaagaaatacttaagcggaaaaaacgtgaattattttttttcgacaatataactaaagacagaaagcaataaacttcccaacaaaagataaaagaaactactatacaactatatatacatgcctcgctaaatacaaccacgtcacgagtaacctccagtgacgggtgacagaaagagagtaacgcccgaaggcaatatgtacagtccaaggtaaaaatactgtgtccgcaacactaaacctcaaaatctgagaacaagttggcccagcggcctaagaaaagaccccctaaatccaaccagctctctgtgatctccataggaaaccacacaaaaagctaccggtaggaaactaccctgtccccaaaactgaagcatgacggtcagagcatcgacactactcctacactaatccctacccgaggagcccacactagcactcgatcctacatgctagcgcggtcgtcatccgaatctgcatccaggacgactaagtcgacatactcaacactgccctctctgtccaccctaatgcgctcctgcactggcctctcgggctcggggcccggaacgagatccgcgacgacagcagcagcagtagacggactagactccgtcgaagccccacctactggcacctcctcagaggggtcctcatcatccgaaggggatggtggcggtggaggtcctcccaagccgggtccacagtgtacacctggaggcaggttgaagctcactatgtgcctcctcatcaccccctccgtcaagcgtccgaatcggtcgacacggtcctccatgacccgaccggtgtaggtcgcacggtggccctcgggatcgaccacccatgcacctgggtcgtcttgatcaagcatctcgtacctggtcccccccgaggggctgaccatggtaaaccaatcccccatactcatctgacaaatggcgtagtccgcccaaacacacacagcagacgcgagggtcaactccaaagaattatataatt
This portion of the Lotus japonicus ecotype B-129 chromosome 3, LjGifu_v1.2 genome encodes:
- the LOC130749182 gene encoding spindle and kinetochore-associated protein 1 homolog isoform X1 — encoded protein: MNVKNAGSSLDSLITSFNARISQLQELVIARNMYPASSIADLSAVDAAVTSMELQVQAIKDRLREETEAIPKTKKLIDASLRQQKKLQNMSLHVPYQMPDKMAISNLETSRCLFPEFSGQVSGSFEALKLDEEPAALPKEKKGRGAPPMWYVTGSELDSLSSYMRGRLTLEKVNAAITDMASYAEANAQLITAPKKKLAENLWEKALEIRDIAGMEGIKGKHFFLEVDIKGPSLKLDNTGKAILTVLRHLGRINETRVGHHRVIILQKPH
- the LOC130749182 gene encoding spindle and kinetochore-associated protein 1 homolog isoform X2 — encoded protein: MNVKNAGSSLDSLITSFNARISQLQELVIARNMYPASSIADLSAVDAAVTSMELQVQAIKDRLREETEAIPKTKKLIDASLRQQKKLQNMSLHVPYQMPDKMAISNLETSRCLFPEFSGQVSGSFEALKLDEEPAALPKEKKGRGAPPMWYVTGSELDSLSSYMRGRLTLEKVNAAITDMASYAEANAQLITAPKKKLAENLWEKALEIRDIAGMEGIKGKHFFLEVDIKGPSLKLDNTGKAILTVNLGCE